From one Burkholderiales bacterium genomic stretch:
- the bioH gene encoding pimeloyl-ACP methyl ester esterase BioH: MSLHIETIGNGRDLVLLHGWGTHSGVWDGVRADLANRFRVHLVDLPGYRHSPACSPYTLEKIAQGLAIAIPTSVCVCGWSLGAQVALRWAHDFPGQVTRLVLVAATPRFVRDNSWPSGIEGSVLQDFAADLRRDAQRSLRRFASLQLRGAKNARRQCAWLCERIFEGANLQALQAGLQMLLDTDLRREIREISQPTLLVHGQKDRLVSEISAYRLAHLLVRARLEMFEDCAHVPFLDQGTRFVKVVSEFINE; this comes from the coding sequence TTGTCATTGCATATCGAAACCATAGGCAACGGACGGGATCTGGTGCTTCTCCACGGCTGGGGCACGCACAGTGGCGTGTGGGACGGAGTGCGCGCGGACTTGGCGAACCGTTTCCGCGTTCATCTCGTAGATCTGCCCGGCTACCGCCACAGTCCGGCCTGTTCGCCATATACGCTTGAAAAAATTGCTCAAGGCCTGGCAATAGCGATACCTACATCCGTTTGTGTTTGCGGCTGGTCACTGGGTGCGCAGGTAGCGCTACGTTGGGCCCACGATTTTCCCGGACAGGTGACGCGCCTGGTGCTGGTTGCAGCGACACCGCGGTTTGTGCGCGATAACAGCTGGCCGAGTGGAATTGAAGGGTCGGTATTGCAGGATTTCGCCGCAGATTTACGGCGCGATGCGCAACGCTCGCTCAGACGCTTTGCATCACTGCAATTGCGCGGGGCGAAGAACGCGCGCAGGCAATGTGCTTGGCTCTGCGAACGCATATTCGAAGGCGCTAACCTCCAGGCATTGCAAGCGGGCCTGCAAATGCTATTGGATACCGATTTGCGCCGAGAAATCCGCGAAATAAGTCAACCGACATTACTGGTGCACGGGCAGAAAGACCGGCTGGTGTCCGAAATCTCTGCATACCGGTTGGCGCACCTTCTCGTTCGGGCGCGATTGGAAATGTTCGAGGACTGCGCCCATGTGCCGTTCCTGGACCAGGGCACCAGATTTGTGAAAGTGGTTTCAGAATTTATCAATGAATGA
- the bioC gene encoding malonyl-ACP O-methyltransferase BioC, with amino-acid sequence MNDEDPFAIDKRLARLAFERAAATYDEAAVLQREVGARMLGRLDYIKYLPRSILDAGSGTGEGTRALLQRFPKASVLALDIARGMLQRSQKHLPRRWLPFFFRTIAHVCADIERLPVKSSSIDMVWCNLTLQWLNDPHRVFVEMHRALRPEGLFMFSTFGPDTLKELREAYTGIDRYSHVHRFADMHDLGDMLVAARFVNPVMEMERISMTYSDLTSLMRDLKSIGAHNVSRGRRRGLTGKTQFQAVARNYEQFRREGRLPATFEVVYGHAWKPESPRMDDGKKVIRLEAKSS; translated from the coding sequence ATGAATGATGAAGATCCATTCGCGATAGACAAGCGCCTTGCGCGGCTTGCTTTCGAGCGCGCGGCTGCGACTTACGATGAAGCCGCAGTATTGCAGCGCGAAGTGGGCGCTCGTATGCTCGGCCGCCTAGACTACATCAAATATCTTCCGCGATCGATACTCGATGCCGGCAGCGGCACCGGAGAGGGCACCCGCGCACTCCTGCAACGCTTTCCCAAGGCAAGCGTGCTGGCGCTGGATATCGCGCGTGGCATGCTGCAGCGCTCGCAAAAGCACCTGCCGAGGCGCTGGCTGCCATTTTTCTTCCGAACCATCGCTCACGTTTGCGCAGACATTGAACGCCTGCCGGTTAAAAGCTCAAGCATAGACATGGTGTGGTGCAACCTGACGCTACAATGGCTAAATGATCCACACCGAGTATTTGTCGAAATGCATCGCGCATTGCGGCCCGAAGGTTTGTTCATGTTCAGTACGTTTGGCCCGGATACGCTGAAAGAATTGCGCGAGGCGTATACGGGGATAGATCGTTACAGCCATGTGCATCGCTTCGCAGACATGCATGATCTCGGCGACATGCTGGTTGCTGCGCGGTTTGTCAACCCAGTCATGGAAATGGAACGGATTAGCATGACTTATTCCGACCTCACTTCGCTGATGCGTGACCTAAAGAGCATTGGCGCGCATAACGTGTCCCGCGGCAGGCGCCGCGGATTAACCGGAAAAACGCAGTTTCAGGCTGTCGCTCGCAATTACGAGCAGTTTCGTCGTGAAGGGCGGCTACCGGCGACTTTTGAAGTGGTGTACGGACACGCCTGGAAACCCGAATCCCCGCGTATGGATGATGGAAAAAAAGTTATCCGGCTGGAAGCCAAGAGTTCATGA